One Candidatus Polarisedimenticolaceae bacterium genomic window carries:
- a CDS encoding ABC transporter substrate-binding protein produces MRGFRFRIGAVLVAATALTGCSDAPAEWRGRESSPPARSGGVLRLFSEAPDSLDPTDVASVYDSLPVNQLFDGLVAINPSLNVVPALAETWTISRDGLVYTFRLRAGVTFHDGSPLSAEDVVFTFRHALDPKRERPSSVGPYLACLRGAADFSAGRRPDLPGVAALDDRTVRIELAQPRPTFLEILAVDYLRVVPRDAFTRLGAERFRRQPVGTGPFRFKGWTETRLELEANPAHFSGAPRLAGVTIGFPAPGERDLGAARFERGEIDAFEPNAEILEKLSRRSDVAVFRFHELNLSFLGLGTGHPPFHDPLVRQAVAHAIDREGIAALSPTARRPAQGILPPGLPAYSPQPKALAHDPARARALLAQAGYPGGRGLPRVKIYTSVGTARSRETDRRIAADLEAAGFRVDIQEIGWAEMSRRTEDHDAQAFLIGWVADIPDPDAFLATLFEPETSSNYFSFRDDAVATLLRAGARETHPVSRARIYRDVERRILELAPVVPLYHTVGALACRRGTHGLEPGPLGLASLDLENVWIEENAAWR; encoded by the coding sequence TTGCGCGGGTTTCGGTTTCGTATCGGGGCGGTCCTGGTCGCGGCGACGGCCCTGACGGGGTGCTCCGACGCACCGGCCGAGTGGAGGGGCCGGGAATCGTCGCCGCCGGCGCGGTCGGGCGGCGTGCTCCGCCTGTTCAGCGAGGCTCCGGACAGCCTCGACCCCACCGACGTCGCGTCGGTCTACGACTCGCTCCCGGTGAACCAGCTCTTCGACGGGCTCGTCGCCATCAACCCGAGCCTCAACGTCGTGCCCGCGCTCGCCGAGACGTGGACGATCTCGCGGGACGGGCTCGTCTACACCTTCCGGCTGCGCGCCGGGGTGACCTTCCACGACGGATCGCCGCTCTCCGCGGAGGACGTCGTCTTCACGTTCCGGCACGCCCTCGATCCGAAGCGCGAGAGGCCGAGCTCCGTCGGGCCGTACCTCGCGTGCCTGCGCGGCGCGGCCGACTTCTCGGCGGGGCGACGGCCCGACCTTCCGGGAGTGGCGGCGCTCGACGATCGCACCGTGCGCATCGAGCTCGCCCAGCCTCGCCCGACGTTCCTCGAGATCCTCGCCGTCGACTACCTGCGCGTGGTGCCCCGGGACGCCTTCACCCGCCTGGGTGCCGAGCGGTTCCGGCGCCAGCCGGTCGGGACCGGCCCGTTCCGCTTCAAGGGCTGGACCGAGACGCGCCTGGAGCTCGAGGCCAACCCGGCGCACTTCAGCGGTGCCCCACGCCTGGCGGGGGTGACGATCGGATTCCCGGCCCCCGGGGAGCGCGACCTGGGAGCGGCGCGTTTCGAGCGCGGCGAGATCGACGCCTTCGAGCCCAACGCCGAGATCCTCGAGAAGCTCTCCCGCCGGAGCGACGTCGCCGTCTTCCGTTTCCACGAGCTGAACCTGTCGTTCCTCGGGCTGGGAACCGGGCACCCGCCGTTCCACGATCCGCTCGTGCGTCAGGCCGTCGCGCACGCGATCGACCGCGAGGGGATCGCGGCGTTGTCCCCGACCGCGCGCCGGCCCGCGCAGGGGATCCTCCCCCCGGGGCTCCCCGCCTACAGCCCGCAGCCGAAGGCGCTTGCCCACGACCCCGCGCGGGCCCGGGCGCTCCTCGCGCAGGCGGGTTACCCGGGGGGGCGCGGCCTTCCGCGCGTGAAGATCTACACGTCGGTCGGCACCGCCCGCTCCCGCGAGACCGATCGGCGGATCGCCGCCGATCTCGAGGCGGCCGGTTTCCGGGTGGACATCCAGGAGATCGGCTGGGCGGAGATGTCCCGACGCACCGAGGACCACGATGCGCAGGCCTTCCTGATCGGATGGGTCGCCGACATCCCCGATCCCGACGCGTTCCTCGCGACCCTGTTCGAGCCGGAGACCTCGTCGAACTACTTCTCCTTCCGCGACGACGCCGTGGCGACGCTGCTGCGCGCCGGCGCGCGGGAGACGCACCCCGTTTCGCGCGCCCGCATCTACCGTGACGTGGAGCGGCGGATCCTCGAGCTCGCCCCGGTCGTTCCCCTCTACCACACGGTCGGCGCGCTGGCCTGCCGGCGCGGGACGCACGGCCTCGAGCCGGGTCCGCTGGGGCTCGCGAGCCTCGATCTCGAGAACGTCTGGATCGAGGAGAACGCCGCATGGCGCTGA
- a CDS encoding CDP-alcohol phosphatidyltransferase family protein has protein sequence MRITANQVTYARLLMLPLPVWMMYRGYNADPELANRPLLMGSLAIFILLGLTDALDGWLARKHGSTPIGALLDPVADKIFLVCAFVPMSDLRMVPPALVMIVFFRELGVTFLRSLALEERFEFKTSAAAKLKTTVQMAGAGYILLFLVFPKPEHIYPILAVSVAGSLVPAAVALARGRRPGWMAISAAVWFTAVLVARILFAPHAAVAAVMVAITGLTLVSGLEYFWGMRAVLARRFAAAPIDAVRFAGLSLVLPLLFIPALDRTGAPTITILVLLAAEVAAGGLDNSLAQNGRGRGSLPDLLRCAVQAAAGVAVFLFLEGNYHPLAARAAAGVALCVTLGDFLIRLARHRDIFD, from the coding sequence ATGCGGATCACCGCGAACCAGGTGACCTACGCGCGGCTGCTCATGCTGCCGCTGCCGGTCTGGATGATGTACCGCGGGTACAACGCCGACCCCGAGCTCGCCAATCGCCCGCTGCTCATGGGCTCGCTGGCGATCTTCATCCTGCTCGGCCTCACCGACGCCCTCGACGGCTGGCTCGCACGGAAACACGGCTCGACGCCGATCGGGGCGCTGCTCGATCCGGTCGCCGACAAGATCTTCCTCGTGTGCGCCTTCGTGCCGATGTCCGACCTTCGGATGGTCCCCCCCGCGCTCGTGATGATCGTCTTCTTCCGGGAGCTGGGGGTGACCTTCCTGCGAAGTCTCGCCCTCGAGGAACGCTTCGAGTTCAAGACGAGCGCGGCCGCGAAGCTCAAGACCACGGTCCAGATGGCGGGAGCGGGGTACATCCTGCTCTTCCTGGTCTTCCCCAAGCCGGAGCACATCTACCCGATCCTCGCCGTGTCGGTGGCGGGGTCGCTCGTACCCGCGGCCGTCGCGCTGGCGCGCGGGCGCCGGCCGGGGTGGATGGCGATCTCGGCGGCGGTGTGGTTCACGGCGGTCCTGGTGGCGAGAATCCTGTTCGCGCCGCACGCCGCGGTCGCGGCGGTGATGGTCGCCATCACCGGCCTCACGCTCGTGTCGGGGCTCGAGTACTTCTGGGGGATGCGCGCGGTCCTCGCCCGGCGGTTCGCGGCCGCTCCGATCGACGCGGTGCGTTTCGCGGGGCTCTCCCTCGTCCTCCCGCTCCTGTTCATCCCGGCGCTCGACCGCACGGGGGCCCCGACGATCACGATCCTGGTCCTTCTCGCGGCGGAGGTGGCTGCGGGAGGCCTCGACAACTCGCTGGCGCAGAACGGCCGCGGGCGGGGGTCCCTCCCGGACCTGCTGCGGTGCGCGGTCCAGGCCGCCGCGGGGGTCGCGGTCTTCCTGTTCCTGGAGGGGAACTACCACCCGCTCGCGGCGCGTGCGGCGGCGGGGGTCGCGCTCTGCGTGACGCTCGGGGACTTCCTGATCCGGCTCGCCCGCCACCGCGACATCTTCGATTGA